The following coding sequences are from one Cygnus olor isolate bCygOlo1 chromosome 2, bCygOlo1.pri.v2, whole genome shotgun sequence window:
- the TOMM7 gene encoding mitochondrial import receptor subunit TOM7 homolog, which translates to MPKLSKEAKQRLQQLFKGGQFAIRWGFIPVVLYLGFKRGADPGMPEPTIWSLLWG; encoded by the exons ATGCCGAAGCTGAGCAAGGAGGCCAAGCagcggctgcagcagctcttcaagggCGGCCAGTTCGCCATCCGCTGGGGCTTCATCCCCGTCGTGCTCTACCTAG GTTTTAAGAGGGGTGCAGATCCGGGAATGCCCGAGCCGACAATCTGGAG TCTGCTTTGGGGATGA